ATCAATCGCATCAGCACCGGAGTTAAACACAATTGTAACCATTGCCTCAGCTTGGGCTTCATTATAGCGACGAGGCATGCTATTAGCATTGTCTAAATAATCAGCAAGTTCAACAATAAAATGCTGGATCTCTCTTGCTATCGCTGAACGAAATGCTGCAGATGTCCCAGCCCTCTCGCGTAACAATAATAAAAATACTTTGGAATTGTTATCTATAAACTCAATAAATGTCGTTACTGATGTTTGAATAACACTTCCTCCTTTTTCAATTCGTTTACGCGCTTGGCGCATTAACTGACGCAGTGTTAAACCACTTTCATCAACCATTGCAAGACCAAGCTCATCCATATCACGAAAATGGCGATAAAATGAAGTTGGAGCAATACCAGCCTCACGCGCAACTTCTCGTAAGCTTAAACTGGCAAATCCTTGTTCTGCATTTAACTGATTAAATGCAGCATCAATTAAAGAGCGCCGCGTTCTCTCTTTTTGTATTGCTCTAATACCTGATGACTGAGGACATTTAGTACTTTTCATAACCTACAAATGTTAACCTTTTTTTAAAAGCAGCGCTTTCTCAGCAAAAACTTCGGGCATACGAGCTCGAATTTTCTTAGCAACTTGCTCGTAGCGAGAACGTAGCGGTGAACCAGGACGATAAATTAATGCAATTGAGCGTGATGGAATAGGATCAACACAAGGAATATAACAAATATTATCGCGAATTTTTTCATTTGGGGCGGCAAGTTCAGGGAAGAGAGTAATACCTCGTCCAGCTGAAATCATACTACGCAATGTTTCAAGACTTGTTGCCCTAAAACGTTTATCTTCTTCAATACCTGCTTGA
The genomic region above belongs to Orbaceae bacterium lpD02 and contains:
- the fabR gene encoding HTH-type transcriptional repressor FabR; this translates as MKSTKCPQSSGIRAIQKERTRRSLIDAAFNQLNAEQGFASLSLREVAREAGIAPTSFYRHFRDMDELGLAMVDESGLTLRQLMRQARKRIEKGGSVIQTSVTTFIEFIDNNSKVFLLLLRERAGTSAAFRSAIAREIQHFIVELADYLDNANSMPRRYNEAQAEAMVTIVFNSGADAIDFEPEQKQKLIDNLIFQLRMLSRGAYYLYHRELLKKQNIDEIDAIKLR